The segment ACTCCCACCATCTCCTTCCTCCTGTATCTCGGTCCAACCGATCATACAGGATCATTGAATGGGGGTGGGTCCATTTTACATTATCGCGAACCTTCCAAGTGGGCCCACTTTACTTTATCATTCACAACAATAGGATAACTTTTGATGCATTAACTCTTGCCTCTAGTATACCAAGGCTTGTTTTTCGAGGGGCCCTTGGAATGGGGAAAACTACTCTTTCAAAGCGGCTTTGCCATGAGATGGCTCGTAAGATGAAAGATGATCCGTCACAAAAACTTCCTGTTCTCGCTTTCCTTAGTACAGCACGGGATGAAAGAAACCACAAGGTCACCAAAATTATTGCTGACGCTGCGAGAGAATCATTTCACAGCCTTGAAAACTTCCCAGTTGAAGAAGTTAATTGGGTACTTGATGGTTTCGATGAAATTGAGTCATCAAATCTTCGGGAGAGAATACTAGAATGGTGCACTGCTCCTGAAAATAGTGAAACCAACATTATTCTAAGTTCAAGACCATCTATTATTCCTCCATATGTTCCTGGATTAACGCCAGTCGCCTTATTGCCCTTTAGTTCTTCTCAGATAAAGGCATTTATTGAACGATTTCCGTGGCGCAAACCATCAGGGGCGGATCAATTATTAACCGTTTTGGAAAAGACGCCTGACTTGTTTAATCTTGCCCAATCTCCATTGCTGCTCACACTTATAACAATTCTGTCCCAATATATTGGACCAGAGAGACTTCCAAAAAGAAAAGAGGAGATTTATCGTGTTCTCGTAAAACTTCTCACGGGTGATTGGGATTTTGCGAAGGGAGTTGAAAGACCTCAGACGATTCAAGAAGTAGATCTAAGGCTGGCTATTCTAAGAAGAACAGCATACGCTCTCTACTCTATGAAGAAGAGATCTTTTACAAAGAATGAATTCGTAACTCTAGTGACCAATTCTATACCAGCAAGTTTTATTGACCATAGAACCTCTTTAGATTTCCTGGATGATTTGATTAGAGATTGCATTATTATTCCGTTATCACGGGAAGAATTTGGGTTTTTCCATTTTTCTATCCAGGAATATTTGGCTGCTGAAGAGCTTGCGCAGGATATCACTACTGAGCGCGTGGTTAATGCTATTCAAGAATATTTTCGATCTGATGGATGGTGGGAAGAAACACTTGTCTTTTATGCGGGGATCAAGCGAGATGTAAGTGTCTTGATAAATGAATTGCACAGAAACCTTACTACAAAAATAGCAGGCGGAGATACACCTCATCAGAGTTTGGTCCGTTTGCTCAGAAGGTGGTTTGATGTTGCAGACTTTACAAAGCTCGACTCATTAAATCCGCGTGGTTCAGTGGCCAAGGCATTAACGATTCTAAACGTTGGAGCCGGAATTGTGCCTTGGGAAAAATATGGCAGGATATAGTGTTGAACTGACTTGCATCATATTTTTAATGGGTTTTTCGTCAGCCCATTTCTCCGGAAAAATTACATCACTTCCCAAGCCGCATTGTAAGCCTCCGTCACATCTTCCTCGCCAAAATTCAGATCCCCATTCACCACCGCCGCCACCTGCACCCCGGTCCCATACTTGGCGATGACGCTGTGCAGCTCGGCCCCGCCGTTCTTGCTCCCCCGAAAGTAGCCCCCTTCATCATTCTTTTTCCCATTGATTCCCCAATAGCATACGGGTATCATCCTCGGTATATTTAGCGGCCGAGGCCGTTTACATCCAGGAACACAAATGAAAAAAGTTTGGATCGGCTGGAGCGCGGTTTTATTCAGCCTGTTTCTCATAACGGGGTGTGGAAGCCTTTCGCAAGGATCGGCGGAAAACACCGATCCCGCCGCGCCGATCGTGACCGGCGTAAGCCCATCCGAGGCAAAAGTCGGAGAACAAATCCGG is part of the Candidatus Manganitrophus noduliformans genome and harbors:
- a CDS encoding NACHT domain-containing protein; the protein is MGPLYFIIHNNRITFDALTLASSIPRLVFRGALGMGKTTLSKRLCHEMARKMKDDPSQKLPVLAFLSTARDERNHKVTKIIADAARESFHSLENFPVEEVNWVLDGFDEIESSNLRERILEWCTAPENSETNIILSSRPSIIPPYVPGLTPVALLPFSSSQIKAFIERFPWRKPSGADQLLTVLEKTPDLFNLAQSPLLLTLITILSQYIGPERLPKRKEEIYRVLVKLLTGDWDFAKGVERPQTIQEVDLRLAILRRTAYALYSMKKRSFTKNEFVTLVTNSIPASFIDHRTSLDFLDDLIRDCIIIPLSREEFGFFHFSIQEYLAAEELAQDITTERVVNAIQEYFRSDGWWEETLVFYAGIKRDVSVLINELHRNLTTKIAGGDTPHQSLVRLLRRWFDVADFTKLDSLNPRGSVAKALTILNVGAGIVPWEKYGRI